The Chryseobacterium geocarposphaerae genome window below encodes:
- a CDS encoding ArsR/SmtB family transcription factor, with amino-acid sequence MGATKTDFFTEQQNKMAMLAKALGHPARIAIIEYLMKVNECICGDIVNELPLAQPTVSQHLKELKNAGLIKGNIEGNSICYCIDEKAFEVLNVFFSNIISTVKKQNCC; translated from the coding sequence ATGGGAGCAACCAAAACCGATTTTTTTACCGAACAGCAAAATAAAATGGCGATGCTTGCAAAAGCATTAGGACATCCTGCAAGAATTGCGATCATTGAATATTTAATGAAAGTGAATGAATGCATTTGCGGAGATATTGTGAATGAGCTTCCATTGGCACAGCCTACCGTTTCTCAACATTTAAAGGAATTGAAAAATGCAGGGCTAATTAAAGGGAATATTGAAGGAAATTCAATTTGCTATTGTATAGATGAGAAAGCATTTGAAGTTTTGAATGTATTTTTCTCCAATATCATCTCGACCGTAAAAAAGCAAAACTGTTGTTAA
- a CDS encoding DUF6428 family protein — MTLGDIKEILPTLDNVEFELENGQFVPEHFHVTEIGMVTKNFIDCGGTIRKEEKVNFQLWNANDDEHRLKPGKLLRIIQLSEEKLGIGDFEIEVEYQDTTIGKYDLEFNGKHFVLKNKLTACLAQDACGVPPQKQKISLNELAGKQQNSCSPNSGCC, encoded by the coding sequence ATGACACTTGGAGACATCAAAGAAATTCTTCCGACATTAGACAATGTAGAATTTGAGCTTGAAAACGGGCAATTCGTACCCGAACATTTTCATGTAACAGAAATAGGAATGGTTACTAAAAACTTTATCGATTGTGGCGGAACGATTAGAAAAGAAGAAAAAGTAAATTTCCAGCTTTGGAATGCCAATGATGATGAACACCGTTTAAAACCCGGAAAGCTACTTCGTATTATTCAGCTTTCAGAAGAAAAATTAGGCATCGGAGATTTTGAAATCGAAGTAGAATATCAGGATACAACGATCGGAAAATATGATCTTGAATTCAACGGAAAACATTTTGTTTTAAAAAATAAACTAACCGCTTGTCTTGCTCAGGATGCATGCGGAGTTCCTCCTCAAAAACAGAAAATAAGTTTAAATGAATTAGCGGGAAAACAACAGAATTCTTGTTCGCCTAATTCCGGTTGCTGCTAA
- a CDS encoding arsenate reductase ArsC, translating into MKKKILVLCTGNSCRSQIAEGYLRYFAHEKAEVYSAGIEKHGVNPKAIATMIEDGIDISHHTSNTLDEYKNIDFDFVITVCDNAKENCPYFPTKAKMFHYNFQDPAKAVGTEEEINLVFGKVRDEIKNYCKKFINQEL; encoded by the coding sequence ATGAAAAAGAAGATACTAGTTCTTTGTACCGGCAATAGCTGCAGAAGCCAGATTGCGGAAGGTTATTTAAGGTATTTTGCTCACGAAAAAGCAGAAGTTTACAGTGCCGGAATTGAAAAGCATGGTGTAAATCCGAAAGCGATTGCCACGATGATAGAAGATGGAATTGATATTTCTCATCATACTTCCAATACTCTTGATGAATACAAAAATATTGACTTTGATTTTGTGATTACCGTTTGTGACAATGCAAAAGAAAATTGCCCGTATTTTCCGACAAAAGCGAAAATGTTTCATTATAATTTCCAGGATCCGGCAAAAGCCGTAGGGACAGAAGAGGAAATCAATCTGGTATTTGGAAAGGTTCGGGATGAGATAAAAAATTATTGTAAAAAATTCATTAATCAGGAGCTTTAA
- a CDS encoding NAD(P)/FAD-dependent oxidoreductase has translation MENKFDVIIIGGSYSGLSAAMALGRSLRNVLIIDSGKPCNRQTPHSHNFITHDGKTPKEISELAKAQVLEYKTVEFHNGAVVKMKKESEGFTIKTETGEKFNTKKLILASGIKDLMRNISGFAECWGISVIHCPYCHGYEVRGEVTGIMANGDLAFDFTKLVYNLTKDVTLFTNGKSTLTEEQTEKFHQNKINIIEDEIENIQHENGYIQKVFFKSGKEVSLKALYAKIGFEQNINTEDLGIELNENGFIKVDMMQKTNVPGVFACGDNVTMMRSVANAVAQGNFAGAVVNKELSEEEF, from the coding sequence ATGGAAAATAAGTTTGACGTCATTATCATCGGAGGAAGCTATTCCGGTTTATCAGCGGCAATGGCCTTAGGAAGATCATTACGGAATGTTTTAATCATTGATAGCGGAAAACCCTGTAACAGGCAGACTCCACATTCGCACAACTTTATTACCCATGACGGGAAAACTCCGAAAGAAATTTCAGAATTGGCTAAAGCCCAGGTTTTAGAATATAAAACAGTAGAATTTCATAACGGAGCAGTGGTAAAAATGAAAAAAGAATCTGAAGGCTTCACAATAAAGACTGAAACGGGAGAAAAATTTAATACTAAGAAACTGATTCTCGCTTCAGGAATTAAAGATCTGATGCGCAATATTTCCGGATTTGCAGAATGTTGGGGGATTTCTGTGATTCATTGCCCATATTGTCATGGATACGAAGTGAGAGGTGAAGTAACGGGAATTATGGCAAATGGTGACCTGGCTTTTGATTTTACTAAGCTCGTTTATAATTTAACGAAAGATGTGACTTTGTTTACCAATGGAAAATCAACTTTAACCGAAGAACAGACTGAAAAATTTCATCAGAATAAAATCAATATTATTGAAGATGAGATAGAAAATATTCAACATGAAAACGGATATATTCAAAAAGTCTTCTTTAAAAGCGGAAAAGAAGTTTCCTTAAAAGCATTGTATGCAAAAATCGGCTTCGAACAGAATATCAATACAGAAGATTTAGGAATTGAATTAAATGAAAATGGTTTCATTAAAGTAGATATGATGCAAAAGACAAATGTTCCGGGAGTTTTTGCGTGTGGAGATAATGTAACGATGATGAGGTCGGTTGCGAATGCTGTTGCACAGGGGAATTTTGCCGGAGCTGTTGTGAATAAGGAGCTTTCTGAAGAGGAGTTTTAG
- a CDS encoding regulatory protein RecX, with product MEKKSFTFDEIKLKLVNYCVYQDRCHAEVEQKMKEFLLIEEAKEEIMLYLLKENYLNEERFTRSYIRGKFYIKHWGRNKIRLNLKQKQISEKLINSCFDEIDETDYEATLRKIYEDYYSKQKGLKEFQKKAKTIKYVLSRGFEYDEILHFIDT from the coding sequence ATGGAAAAGAAATCTTTTACTTTTGATGAAATTAAGCTGAAACTGGTAAATTATTGCGTTTACCAGGATCGATGCCATGCGGAAGTGGAACAGAAAATGAAGGAGTTCCTTTTGATAGAAGAAGCAAAAGAGGAAATTATGCTTTATCTTTTAAAAGAAAACTATTTAAATGAAGAAAGATTTACCCGAAGTTATATCCGTGGAAAATTTTATATCAAACATTGGGGCAGGAATAAAATCAGGTTGAATCTCAAGCAGAAACAGATTTCCGAAAAACTCATCAATTCCTGTTTTGATGAAATTGATGAAACGGATTATGAAGCAACTCTCCGAAAAATATATGAAGATTATTACAGTAAACAAAAAGGGTTGAAAGAATTTCAAAAAAAAGCAAAAACTATTAAATATGTTTTAAGTAGAGGATTTGAATATGATGAAATTTTACATTTTATTGATACTTAA
- a CDS encoding Fur family transcriptional regulator: MAKRNTATKQLILDSLKGSKSAVSQEILQKQLGEAVDRATIYRVLNSFCEDGIVHKILGDDGKYYFAICLNCSEKRHKHNHFHFRCLSCGKIECLPNEMEVKLPEGYQSVNFNGFISGYCKDCS; this comes from the coding sequence ATGGCAAAAAGAAACACCGCTACCAAACAGCTGATTCTGGATTCATTAAAAGGTTCAAAATCAGCAGTGAGTCAGGAAATTTTACAGAAGCAATTGGGAGAAGCTGTAGACCGAGCAACGATTTACAGAGTCTTGAATAGTTTTTGTGAAGACGGAATTGTTCATAAAATCTTAGGGGATGACGGGAAATATTATTTTGCAATTTGTTTAAATTGTTCAGAAAAAAGACATAAACACAATCATTTCCACTTCAGATGTTTGTCATGTGGCAAAATTGAATGCCTCCCAAATGAAATGGAAGTTAAATTACCCGAAGGTTATCAATCGGTGAATTTTAATGGCTTTATTTCGGGATATTGTAAAGATTGCTCTTGA
- the glyA gene encoding serine hydroxymethyltransferase produces the protein MDIIFDLIEKERQRQTHGIEMIASENFVSENVMKAMGSVLTNKYAEGYPGKRYYGGCEVVDEVETLAINRAKELFGVDYVNVQPHSGSQANAAIYLAVLKPGDKIMGMDLSMGGHLTHGSSVNFSGIQYDVVSYGVQQETGLIDYDQMREVALRERPKMLIAGFSAYSRDLDYAKFREVADEIGATLWADIAHPAGLVAKGLLNNPFEHCHVVTTTTHKTLRGPRGGMIMMGKDFENTYGHKTPKGEIKMMSQVLDGAVFPGIQGGPLEHVIAGKAVAFGEALDDQFLTYAKQVQSNAQALAKAMIDRGFDIVSGGTDNHLMLVDLRNKNVNGKETEKALVLADITCNKNMVPFDDKSPFTTSGIRLGTAAITTRGLKENDMDTIAGFISEVVDNIKNEEVITSVRKKVNELMEGKALFNY, from the coding sequence ATGGACATTATTTTCGACCTGATTGAAAAAGAAAGACAAAGACAAACCCATGGAATTGAGATGATTGCATCAGAAAACTTTGTTTCTGAGAACGTTATGAAAGCAATGGGAAGCGTATTGACTAACAAATATGCAGAAGGCTATCCCGGAAAGAGATATTACGGAGGATGTGAAGTAGTAGATGAGGTTGAAACTTTGGCAATCAACAGAGCAAAAGAGCTTTTTGGAGTAGATTATGTAAATGTTCAGCCACATTCTGGTTCTCAGGCCAATGCGGCAATTTACTTGGCAGTTTTGAAACCTGGAGATAAAATCATGGGAATGGATCTTTCTATGGGAGGTCACCTTACTCATGGTTCTTCCGTGAATTTCTCCGGGATTCAGTATGATGTGGTTTCTTATGGAGTTCAGCAAGAGACTGGTCTTATTGATTATGATCAAATGAGAGAAGTGGCTTTGAGAGAAAGGCCAAAAATGCTTATCGCCGGTTTCTCTGCTTATTCAAGAGATCTGGATTATGCTAAATTCAGAGAGGTTGCAGATGAGATAGGAGCTACACTTTGGGCAGATATTGCTCACCCTGCAGGTTTGGTGGCAAAAGGTCTTTTAAATAATCCGTTCGAACACTGTCATGTGGTAACTACTACAACTCACAAAACTTTAAGAGGTCCAAGAGGAGGGATGATCATGATGGGGAAAGATTTTGAAAATACTTACGGTCACAAAACACCGAAAGGAGAGATCAAAATGATGAGCCAGGTTCTGGATGGAGCAGTTTTCCCGGGAATTCAGGGAGGTCCGTTAGAGCATGTAATTGCTGGTAAAGCAGTTGCTTTTGGTGAGGCTTTGGATGATCAGTTCTTAACCTATGCAAAACAGGTACAGTCTAATGCACAGGCTTTGGCAAAAGCAATGATTGACAGAGGATTTGATATTGTAAGTGGAGGAACAGACAATCACTTAATGCTTGTTGACCTTAGAAATAAAAATGTAAACGGTAAGGAAACAGAAAAAGCTTTGGTTCTTGCTGATATCACTTGTAACAAAAATATGGTACCGTTTGATGATAAATCACCATTCACGACTTCGGGGATCCGATTGGGAACTGCAGCAATCACAACTCGAGGATTGAAAGAAAATGATATGGATACCATTGCCGGATTTATTTCTGAAGTGGTTGATAATATCAAAAATGAAGAAGTAATTACTTCTGTAAGAAAGAAAGTTAATGAATTAATGGAAGGTAAAGCATTATTCAATTATTAA
- a CDS encoding glycosyltransferase family 39 protein → MKKDYLILFLFVLVKFILQYSLIGPEYELHRDEYLHLDQGDHLAWGYLSVPPVNSVLAFIIKSLGNSVFWVKFFPAMFGALTIVVVWKIVEELKGNLYSQILASTGILLSVLLRLNMLFQPTSLEVLLWTMLYYVLIKHFNSEKVKWLYMAAIIFGIGFLNKYNIAFSVLGLIPAMLITRQRKIFFQKHLYFAGLLALLIILPNILWQYHNNFPVILHMKQLSERQLVNVDRFSFVKSQILFFFGVIFVVVAGFYALIFYKPFEKIRFLFWAYVFTIALFLFFRAKDYYAIGLYPAYIAIGSVFLARLFDKGWKRRVLEPVSILIPVLLFLPLYNLAFPNKSPQYIVEHPENYKKFGLLRWEDGKDHALPQDFADMQGWKEMAQKADKEYLKLSKSGKTLVLCDNYGQAGAINYYSKQNVKAVSFNADYLNWFDLSEKYSNVVRVKEPGNGKNELKETGPIFGKSEIVDSVTNPFAREKGATIFSFEGAKIDIMKRLQDEINEEKNGY, encoded by the coding sequence ATGAAAAAAGACTACCTGATTCTCTTTCTTTTTGTTCTTGTAAAATTCATCTTACAATATTCCCTGATCGGCCCTGAATACGAACTTCACCGTGATGAATATTTACATCTGGATCAAGGTGATCATTTAGCTTGGGGATATTTGTCGGTTCCGCCTGTAAATTCTGTGTTGGCTTTTATTATTAAATCTTTAGGCAATTCTGTATTTTGGGTTAAATTTTTTCCGGCAATGTTCGGGGCTTTAACAATTGTTGTTGTCTGGAAGATTGTTGAGGAATTAAAAGGAAATTTATATTCTCAAATTCTAGCTTCAACCGGAATTCTATTATCTGTTTTGCTCCGTTTAAATATGCTTTTTCAGCCGACATCTCTTGAAGTTTTGCTTTGGACGATGCTATATTATGTTTTAATTAAACATTTTAATTCGGAAAAAGTAAAATGGCTTTACATGGCTGCTATTATTTTCGGGATCGGTTTTCTGAATAAATACAATATTGCATTTTCGGTTTTAGGATTAATTCCGGCAATGTTGATCACCCGACAACGTAAAATTTTCTTTCAAAAACATTTATACTTTGCGGGATTATTGGCTTTACTGATTATTTTACCTAATATTTTATGGCAGTATCATAATAATTTTCCGGTCATTCTTCATATGAAGCAGCTTTCGGAAAGACAGCTGGTGAATGTTGACCGTTTTAGTTTTGTGAAATCTCAGATTCTGTTTTTCTTTGGGGTGATTTTTGTGGTTGTTGCAGGATTTTATGCACTTATTTTTTATAAGCCTTTCGAAAAAATCAGATTTCTGTTTTGGGCATATGTTTTTACGATTGCACTGTTCTTGTTTTTCAGGGCCAAAGATTATTATGCGATAGGACTGTATCCTGCTTATATTGCTATAGGTTCGGTTTTTCTGGCTCGTCTTTTTGATAAAGGTTGGAAAAGACGTGTTTTAGAGCCGGTTAGTATTTTAATTCCCGTTTTGTTATTCTTGCCTTTATACAACTTAGCTTTCCCCAATAAGAGCCCTCAATACATTGTAGAGCATCCTGAAAATTATAAGAAATTCGGTTTGCTTCGTTGGGAAGATGGAAAAGATCATGCGTTGCCGCAGGATTTCGCGGATATGCAGGGTTGGAAGGAGATGGCTCAAAAAGCGGATAAAGAATATTTAAAACTGTCGAAATCCGGAAAAACTTTAGTTCTTTGTGATAATTATGGGCAAGCCGGAGCAATTAATTATTATTCCAAACAAAACGTAAAAGCAGTTTCTTTCAATGCAGATTATCTTAATTGGTTTGATCTAAGTGAAAAATATTCCAACGTAGTTCGGGTAAAAGAACCGGGTAATGGTAAAAATGAGTTGAAGGAAACGGGTCCGATTTTCGGAAAATCTGAAATAGTAGATTCAGTGACCAATCCTTTTGCAAGAGAAAAAGGGGCTACCATTTTCAGTTTTGAAGGGGCAAAAATTGATATAATGAAGAGATTACAGGATGAAATTAATGAAGAGAAAAACGGTTATTAA
- a CDS encoding efflux RND transporter periplasmic adaptor subunit yields the protein MKKKFTWKKAIYIFLGLLFVVALFSGIGYLVKSNSKESEAFLTRKPIIQNMDDKVMATGKIVPKEEIEIKPNIAGIIDKILVDEGDKVEIGQLIATVRIVPNLSDVNNAQQNVANSQLQINNAKLNVDNMRKQFEMQAKLYKQGVASKQEYLNAQQQLYSQEQTLKNAQQQLVTAQKTLQIAKTGSTPELQGLATTQIRSKASGTVLEVPVKVGSQVIEANSFNAGTTICSIADLNSLIFQGEIDEAQAGKLKQGMSMNIVIGALQNKTFPGKLTMIAPKGKDNNGTIKFPVEGDVENPNNEYIRAGFSANGEIVLKSEKNALLLDESLVQYEKKNGKDVPFVEVKQKDGKFKKTYIKLGASDGINVQILPGSGIDQNSEVKVWNPSDKDKEELKEKAKK from the coding sequence ATGAAAAAGAAATTCACTTGGAAAAAAGCCATTTACATTTTCTTGGGGCTTTTATTTGTAGTGGCGTTATTCTCGGGAATCGGGTATTTGGTGAAATCAAATTCTAAAGAGAGCGAAGCTTTCCTTACTCGTAAACCTATCATTCAGAATATGGATGATAAAGTGATGGCTACCGGAAAAATTGTTCCAAAAGAAGAAATTGAAATTAAACCGAATATTGCCGGTATCATAGATAAAATTTTAGTAGATGAGGGTGATAAAGTAGAGATAGGACAGCTGATCGCAACGGTGAGAATCGTTCCGAATCTTTCTGATGTAAATAATGCCCAGCAAAATGTTGCCAACTCGCAGCTGCAGATCAACAATGCCAAGCTGAATGTAGATAATATGAGAAAGCAGTTTGAAATGCAGGCTAAATTATATAAGCAGGGAGTGGCTTCAAAACAGGAGTATTTAAATGCTCAACAACAGTTGTATTCTCAGGAACAGACCCTTAAAAATGCTCAGCAACAATTGGTGACTGCACAAAAAACATTGCAGATTGCCAAAACAGGTTCCACACCCGAATTGCAGGGACTGGCAACTACGCAGATTCGTTCCAAAGCATCTGGAACCGTGCTTGAAGTACCGGTAAAAGTCGGAAGCCAGGTGATTGAAGCTAACTCTTTTAACGCAGGTACAACTATTTGCTCCATTGCTGATCTTAATTCATTGATTTTTCAGGGAGAAATTGATGAGGCACAAGCCGGTAAGTTAAAGCAGGGAATGAGTATGAACATCGTAATTGGTGCTTTGCAGAATAAAACTTTCCCGGGAAAACTTACGATGATTGCTCCTAAAGGAAAAGATAATAACGGAACGATAAAGTTTCCGGTAGAAGGTGATGTTGAAAACCCGAATAATGAATATATCAGAGCCGGTTTTTCTGCCAACGGAGAAATTGTTTTGAAATCTGAAAAGAACGCTTTGTTATTGGATGAATCTTTGGTTCAGTATGAGAAGAAAAACGGGAAAGATGTCCCTTTTGTAGAAGTGAAGCAAAAAGACGGAAAGTTCAAAAAGACATACATTAAACTGGGAGCAAGTGATGGTATCAATGTTCAGATTCTTCCGGGATCAGGAATTGACCAGAATTCTGAAGTGAAAGTTTGGAATCCGTCCGATAAAGACAAAGAAGAATTAAAAGAAAAAGCAAAAAAATAG